A stretch of Cicer arietinum cultivar CDC Frontier isolate Library 1 chromosome 5, Cicar.CDCFrontier_v2.0, whole genome shotgun sequence DNA encodes these proteins:
- the LOC101507936 gene encoding phosphatidylinositol 4-phosphate 5-kinase 1-like codes for MQETLLTVSEEKREGVKEEMEVVVVAAPCRRPPRTRRVTPTTVEKQLPNGDVYSGSLSGNAPHGKGKYVWSDGCMYEGEWKKGKACGKGKFSWPSGATYEGEFVSGRMQGHGTFVGVEGDTYRGSWISDRKHGFGEKCYANGDVYEGWWRFNLQEGEGRYMWKNGNEYVGEWKCGAISGNGMLTWKNGNRYEGCWDNGVPKGKGVFTWRDGSVSAGNWGNENGNERNVNKRVSVSVDGSKSVSFPRICIWELDGEAGDITCDIVDNVEACMFYRDGSESENGGGDFSGFGYGTSKFLPKSPFYSIDGDVKKPGYTVSKGHKNYDLILNLQLGIRYCVGKHASVPRELKQGDFDPKEKFWTRFPPEGSKFTPPHQSVDFRWKDYCPVVFRHLRELFAIDPADYMLAICGNDTLREMSSPGKSGSFFYLTHDDRFIIKTLKKSEVKVLIRMLPSYFQHVSQYKNSLVTKFLGVHCVKPIGGQKTRFIVMGNVFCSEYRIHKRFDLKGSSHGRTTDKPRKEIDETTTLKDLDLSFVFRLEQSWFQELKWQLDRDCEFLEAEGIMDYSFLIGLHFRDDDSTNETKNPSNGLCSGQRDMQSDGMQDMKWIPIGRGPLIRLGINMPARAERVCKAGLDQHTSTGSSKSTPSESSGGEISDVILYFGIIDILQDYDISKKLEHAYKSLQVDPTSISAVDPKLYSKRFRDFIHRIFVEDK; via the exons ATGCAAGAGACACTGCTCACTGTATCAGAAGAAAAACGAGAAGGAGTAAAAGAGGAGATGGAAGTTGTAGTAGTAGCAGCACCGTGCCGTCGACCACCGCGAACACGGCGCGTGACACCAACAACAGTAGAAAAACAACTTCCAAACGGCGACGTATACAGCGGAAGCCTCTCGGGAAACGCGCCACACGGCAAAGGAAAATACGTATGGTCCGATGGATGCATGTATGAAGGAGAatggaagaaaggaaaagcgtGTGGTAAAGGAAAGTTTTCGTGGCCTTCAGGAGCAACTTACGAAGGCGAATTCGTCTCTGGTAGAATGCAAGGTCACGGAACATTCGTTGGTGTAGAAGGCGATACCTACAGAGGTTCGTGGATTTCTGATCGGAAACACGGTTTCGGAGAGAAATGTTACGCTAATGGTGATGTATATGAAGGATGGTGGAGGTTCAATTTACAAGAAGGAGAAGGTAGGTATATGTGGAAAAACGGTAACGAGTATGTTGGAGAGTGGAAATGTGGTGCTATATCTGGTAACGGAATGCTGACGTGGAAGAACGGTAACCGTTACGAAGGTTGTTGGGATAACGGAGTTCCAAAAGGGAAAGGTGTGTTTACGTGGCGTGATGGTAGTGTTTCAGCGGGGAATTGGGGGAATGAGAATGGGAATGAAAGGAATGTGAATAAGAGGGTCTCTGTTTCTGTGGATGGTTCTAAGAGTGTCAGTTTTCCTAGGATTTGTATTTGGGAACTTGACGGTGAAGCTGGGGATATAACTTGTGATATTGTTGATAATGTGGAAGCTTGTATGTTTTATAGAGATGGTAGTGAATCAGAGAATGGTGGTGGAGATTTTTCAGGGTTTGGATATGGAACTTCAAAGTTTTTGCCCAAGAGTCCTTTTTATTCCATCGACGGGGATGTTAAGAAACCTGGTTATACTGTTTCTAAGGGGCATAAGAATTATGATTTGATACTTAATCTTCAATTGGGTATTAG atACTGTGTTGGGAAGCATGCTTCGGTGCCTCGAGAGCTTAAGCAAGGAGATTTTGATCCAAAGGAGAAGTTCTGGACAAGGTTCCCTCCGGAAGGCTCTAAGTTTACGCCGCCGCATCAGTCTGTAGACTTTAGGTGGAAAGACTACTGTCCCGTGGTGTTCAG GCATCTGAGGGAGTTATTTGCGATAGATCCTGCGGATTACATGCTTGCTATTTGTGGCAATGATACATTGAGGGAAATGTCTTCTCCTGGCAAAAGTGGAAGCTTCTTTTACCTTACTCATGATGACCGATTTATTATCAAGACATTGAAGAAGTCTGAAGTCAAG GTGCTCATTAGGATGCTTCCCAGTTACTTTCAACATGTTTCTCAGTACAAGAACTCGTTAGTTACGAAATTCCTGGGAGTTCATTGTGTCAAACCTATTGGAGGTCAAAAG ACTCGGTTTATTGTGATGGGCAATGTGTTCTGTTCGGAGTATCGGATTCATAAACGGTTTGACCTCAAAGGTTCTTCTCATGGTCGTACAACAGATAAACCTCGTAAGGAGATTGATGAGACTACTACTCTCAAAGACCTTGATCTTAGTTTTGTTTTTCGCTTGGAGCAGTCTTGGTTTCAAGAGCTTAAATG GCAACTTGATAGAGACTGTGAGTTTCTGGAAGCAGAGGGAATAATGGATTATAGCTTTCTCATTGGCCTTCATTTTCGCGATGATGACTCAACTAACGAAACAAAAAATCCATCCAATGGGTTGTGTTCAG GCCAGAGGGACATGCAAAGCGACGGCATGCAGGACATGAAGTGGATACCTATAGGCCG GGGACCTCTAATCCGGCTGGGAATAAACATGCCTGCAAGAGCCGAGAGAGTGTGTAAAGCTGGATTGGATCAGCACACAAGTACTGGAAGTAGCAAATCTACCCCTTCAGAGAGTAGTGGTGGTGAGATCTCTGATGTAATCCTTTATTTTGGTATCATTGACATTCTCCAAGATTATGATATTAGCAAAAAGCTAGAGCATGCATACAAGTCACTACAAGTGGACCCCACCTCCATCTCAGCCGTTGATCCCAAACTATACTCCAAAAGGTTCAGGGATTTCATACACAGAATCTTTGTAGAGGACAAATAA